From one Candidatus Dormiibacterota bacterium genomic stretch:
- a CDS encoding sensor domain-containing diguanylate cyclase produces the protein MTDPASSASHDGPAPHEEVEQLKSRLAALEAEKNEYARQIEELFVLQQVFSTINSSLEINDILSTVLRGVRAALKFGRVILFDVLADGAILRRLECDADGNVARSEDERSYRADSTLREVASGAIPLSTGSPADPDAPLTDGRGAYCVVPIVTRDVVRGLLYADDLPTAEIDDGHMRMLLDFAAQAAMAMENARLYDETRRLLEETQRLALTDTLTGIANRRALHQLFEHELRTAERYQTPLAFIILDLDDLKAINDSGGHSLGDLALQRFSQVLLANARRGDIVARYAGDEFVIVMTHSERRAAARGVERVLSALRRHGLPASIGIAMFPDDGRDAQSLFFAADEALYDAKIAGKNRYRFYRNPEAALLDVAQ, from the coding sequence ATGACGGACCCTGCTTCTTCTGCTTCCCACGACGGGCCGGCCCCGCACGAGGAGGTCGAGCAACTGAAGTCGCGCCTCGCGGCGCTAGAAGCCGAGAAAAACGAGTACGCCCGGCAGATCGAGGAACTCTTCGTCCTCCAGCAAGTCTTCTCCACCATCAACTCGTCACTCGAGATCAACGACATCCTCTCGACCGTCTTGCGCGGCGTCCGCGCGGCGCTGAAGTTCGGGCGCGTCATTCTCTTCGACGTCCTCGCCGACGGCGCGATCCTCCGGCGGCTCGAGTGCGACGCAGACGGCAACGTCGCTCGCTCCGAGGACGAGCGCTCCTATCGAGCCGACTCGACGTTGCGCGAGGTCGCTTCCGGAGCGATCCCTCTCTCCACGGGTTCGCCCGCCGACCCTGACGCACCGCTGACCGACGGCCGGGGCGCTTACTGCGTCGTTCCTATCGTCACGCGTGACGTGGTACGGGGCTTGCTCTATGCAGACGACCTGCCGACCGCAGAGATCGACGACGGCCACATGCGCATGCTTCTCGACTTCGCCGCACAGGCCGCAATGGCGATGGAGAACGCGCGTCTCTACGACGAAACGCGCCGCCTGCTCGAAGAGACGCAACGCCTAGCCCTGACGGACACGCTGACGGGCATCGCCAACCGGCGAGCCCTCCACCAGCTCTTCGAGCACGAGCTGAGGACGGCAGAGCGCTACCAGACACCGCTCGCGTTTATCATCCTCGATCTCGACGACCTCAAGGCGATCAACGACAGCGGCGGCCACAGTCTGGGCGACCTCGCGCTCCAGCGTTTCTCCCAGGTGCTGCTTGCCAACGCCAGGCGAGGCGATATCGTTGCTCGCTACGCCGGAGACGAGTTCGTCATCGTCATGACCCACAGCGAGCGCCGTGCCGCCGCCAGGGGCGTGGAGCGCGTTCTGAGCGCCCTGCGGCGTCACGGCCTGCCGGCCTCGATCGGCATCGCGATGTTCCCCGACGATGGCCGCGACGCGCAGTCGCTGTTCTTCGCCGCCGATGAAGCGCTCTACGACGCCAAGATCGCAGGCAAGAATCGCTACCGCTTCTACCGCAATCCCGAAGCCGCGCTGCTCGACGTCGCTCAGTGA
- a CDS encoding phosphatase PAP2 family protein has protein sequence MRFGVAAVIECLALLPLPLWIVALLARRRRGEPIAALVRATLFAVLVSFVLAHVNRWFDVWKSHPYFPSGHETFASCMGAAVVVADRRYVGLCAVLLATLGYALVRAGWHGRFEVIAGFLLGTATLATVQVIIDKAG, from the coding sequence GTGAGGTTCGGTGTCGCCGCCGTCATCGAGTGCCTCGCCCTGCTGCCGCTCCCGCTCTGGATCGTCGCGCTCTTGGCCCGGCGCCGCCGGGGAGAACCCATCGCCGCGCTCGTCCGCGCGACACTCTTCGCAGTGCTCGTCTCCTTCGTGCTCGCGCATGTCAACCGATGGTTCGACGTGTGGAAATCGCACCCGTACTTCCCTAGCGGCCACGAAACGTTTGCGTCGTGCATGGGAGCCGCGGTCGTCGTCGCGGATCGCCGCTACGTAGGGCTCTGCGCGGTCCTGCTCGCGACCTTGGGATATGCCCTCGTCCGCGCCGGGTGGCACGGAAGATTCGAAGTCATCGCTGGCTTCCTGCTCGGTACCGCGACCCTCGCCACGGTACAGGTAATCATCGACAAGGCCGGCTAG
- a CDS encoding VOC family protein: protein MRVKLGSVGHFGLAVRDPHASAAWWKRHFDLHEIFGGEEYVGLTNACVTIVLHRGVPHPGVLGHMSFHLGDTEELQAALETLREGGVELEDPGNEVGPEAPGSKNLGLWFHDEDGYRWELSVQAR from the coding sequence ATGAGAGTGAAGCTGGGATCGGTCGGCCACTTCGGCCTCGCCGTACGCGATCCGCACGCGAGCGCCGCATGGTGGAAACGGCATTTCGACCTGCATGAGATTTTCGGCGGAGAGGAGTACGTCGGGCTCACGAACGCATGCGTCACGATCGTGCTCCATCGCGGCGTGCCTCACCCGGGCGTTCTGGGGCACATGTCCTTCCATCTCGGCGATACCGAGGAGCTGCAAGCGGCTCTGGAAACGCTACGTGAGGGTGGCGTGGAGCTCGAGGATCCTGGCAACGAGGTCGGTCCTGAGGCGCCGGGATCGAAGAACCTCGGACTCTGGTTTCACGATGAAGACGGTTATCGTTGGGAGCTGTCGGTTCAAGCGCGCTAG